In the genome of Ananas comosus cultivar F153 linkage group 11, ASM154086v1, whole genome shotgun sequence, one region contains:
- the LOC109717311 gene encoding probable serine/threonine-protein kinase PIX7 — MGLGPDEVQLEAWDSVGKSKEKGRRKKKKDEAREETGCWIKFRLMGSCISSRSKVDSSISSASTHCGSKSTNDGSRDQPVAPVLSGSTTTSNAESISSASKAGEEFKVASQLRKFTFNELKAATRNFRPESLLGEGGFGCVFKGWIEENGTAPVKPGTGLTVAVKTLNHDGLQGHKEWVAEVNFLGNLLHPNLVKLIGYCIEDDQRLLVYEFMPRGSLENHLFRRSLPLPWSIRMKIALGAAKGLAFLHEEAERPVIYRDFKTSNILLDAEYNAKLSDFGLAKDGPEGDKTHVSTRVMGTYGYAAPEYVMTGHLTSKSDVYSFGVVLLEMMTGRRSMDKNRPNGEHNLVEWARPHLGERRRFYRLIDPRLEGNFSIKGAQKAAQLAHACLSRDPKARPLMSQVVEVLKPLLNLKDMASSSYFFQTMQAERAAHTGSTNGLKSQSSFTRNGPQPMRSLSNGPHASPYRHSPKPGGRQS; from the exons AGACTGGGTGTTGGATTAAGTTCCGGCTGATGGGGAGTTGCATCTCTTCGAGATCCAAAGTGGATTCATCCATCAGCAGCGCCAGCACTCATTGTG GTAGTAAATCAACAAATGATGGTAGTAGGGACCAACCGGTTGCACCAGTACTCTCCGGTTCTACAACTACTAGCAATGCTGAGAGTATTTCATCAGCATCTAAAGCGGGAGAGGAATTTAAAGTTGCATCTCAGTTGCGGAAATTCACTTTCAACGAGCTTAAGGCTGCCACCAGAAACTTTAGACCAGAGAGTCTTCTCGGTGAGGGAGGTTTCGGTTGTGTCTTTAAGGGATGGATTGAGGAGAATGGAACTGCTCCTGTGAAGCCCGGTACAGGGCTTACTGTTGCTGTTAAGACACTCAACCACGATGGACTTCAAGGGCATAAAGAGTGGGTG gcgGAAGTTAATTTTCTTGGTAACCTTCTACACCCGAATTTAGTGAAGTTGATTGGATATTGTATTGAAGATGACCAAAGGTTGCTGGTGTACGAGTTTATGCCTCGTGGAAGTTTGGAAAACCATCTCTTTAGGA GGTCACTGCCTCTCCCGTGGTCCATCAGAATGAAAATTGCACTTGGTGCAGCAAAGGGCCTTGCTTTTCTCCACGAAGAAGCGGAAAGACCAGTAATATATCGTGATTTCAAAACATCCAATATTTTGTTAGATGCG GAATACAATGCTAAACTCTCAGATTTTGGTCTCGCTAAAGATGGTCCTGAGGGTGATAAAACTCATGTATCGACTCGAGTTATGGGAACATATGGATATGCAGCTCCTGAGTATGTCATGACTG GACATCTAACATCAAAGAGCGACGTCTACAGCTTTGGGGTTGTGCTATTGGAGATGATGACGGGCCGAAGGTCCATGGACAAAAACCGGCCCAACGGGGAGCACAACCTGGTCGAGTGGGCCCGTCCTCACCTAGGAGAAAGGCGGCGCTTCTACCGCCTCATAGACCCTCGCTTGGAGGGCAACTTCTCCATCAAAGGGGCCCAAAAGGCAGCACAGCTGGCACATGCCTGCCTCAGCCGTGACCCCAAGGCCCGCCCTCTCATGAGCCAAGTAGTCGAAGTTCTCAAACCACTTCTCAACCTCAAGGACATGGCAAGCTCCTCTTACTTCTTCCAGACCATGCAGGCCGAGCGCGCCGCCCATACTGGCAGCACAAATGGGCTAAAATCACAGAGCTCCTTCACAAGGAATGGTCCACAGCCCATGAGGAGCTTATCGAATGGTCCGCATGCTTCTCCGTACCGCCATTCGCCGAAACCCGGGGGGAGACAGTCTTAA